GGCGCAGACGCCGGTCCGCTTCACGCTCGACTGGCGTTTCGAGGGGCCCGCCGCGCTGTTCCTGATGGGCATCGAGAAGGGCTATTTCAAAGCCGAGGGTCTGGACGTCACCATCGACACCGGCAACGGCTCGCGCGAAGCGATCCCACGCGTCGCTTCGGGCACCTATGATGTCGGCTTCGGCGATGTGAACTCGCTGATCCGCTTCCGTGACGAGAACCCGACCATCGACCTCAAGGCGGTGATGATGGTCTATGACAAGCCGCCCTTCTCGATCGTCGGGCGCAAAAGCCGCGGCGTCACGGCCGATGTGAAGTCGCTCGAGGGTAAGAAGTTCGGCGCGCCGGCGGCCGACGCCGCCTTCGCGCAATGGCCGATCTTCAAGACGGTCAACAAGCTCGACGACAGCAAGATGCGGCTGGAGAATGTCGGCTTCCCGGTGCGCGAGCCGATGCTCGCCTCGGGTGAGGTCGATGCCGTCTTCGGCTTCGCCAACTCCTCCTACATCAACCTGAAGTCGCGCGGCGTGCCGGTCGAGGACATCGTTGTCATGCTGATGTCGGATTACGGCGTCGAGCTCTACGGCAACGTCATCATGGTCTCGCCGAAATTCGCCGCGGAAAAGCCCGAGGCGGTGCGCGGCCTGCTGCGGGCGATCACCAAGAGCGTCAAGGACACGGTCGCCAATCCCGAGCTCGGTGCGCAGCTCGTGATCAAGCGCAACGACGTCGCCAAAGTCGATGTCGAGCTCGAGCGGCTGAAGATGACGCTGGAGCAGAATGTGATGACGCCCTGGGTCAAGGCCAATGGCTTCGGCGGCATCGACAAGGCCCGCTGGGCCAAGGCGCTCGACCAGATCGCCCTGACCTTCACCTTCAAGGATAAGGCCAAGGCGGGCGACGCCTTCACTGACGCCTTCCTGCCGGCTTCGGCCGAGCGGGTGTTCTGAGCCTCGCAGTTCCCATCGCCCGTCATCCTGGACGAGCCGCGCAGCGGCGCTGTCCGGGATCCATCATAGGGCCGGACGGCGCCCCAGGATGGATCCCGGGACTTCGCTGCGCGAAGCCCAGGATGACGCCGTTCATGTGCTGAAGGATGACCTTGACCGCCTTCGTCGAACTTCACGATGTCACCCATGTCTATGGCGGCGGCGAGGGTCCTCCGGCGGTCGCCGGCCTGTCTCTGAAGGTCCGCGAGGGCGAGTTCGCCGCCATCGTCGGCCCGTCGGGCTGCGGCAAATCGACGATGATGAAGCTCGCGACTGGGCTGCAGCGTCCGAAATCGGGCACCGTCATCGTCGATGGGCGCGAGGTCGCCGAGCCGATCAAGATCACCGGGATGGCCTTCCAGAACCCGGTGATGCTGCCCTG
This portion of the Bosea sp. OAE506 genome encodes:
- a CDS encoding ABC transporter substrate-binding protein, which produces MPAPTCPPVFGRLRSCAGRLVLAAGFAAALVGLAPVAQAQTPVRFTLDWRFEGPAALFLMGIEKGYFKAEGLDVTIDTGNGSREAIPRVASGTYDVGFGDVNSLIRFRDENPTIDLKAVMMVYDKPPFSIVGRKSRGVTADVKSLEGKKFGAPAADAAFAQWPIFKTVNKLDDSKMRLENVGFPVREPMLASGEVDAVFGFANSSYINLKSRGVPVEDIVVMLMSDYGVELYGNVIMVSPKFAAEKPEAVRGLLRAITKSVKDTVANPELGAQLVIKRNDVAKVDVELERLKMTLEQNVMTPWVKANGFGGIDKARWAKALDQIALTFTFKDKAKAGDAFTDAFLPASAERVF